Below is a window of Limnochordia bacterium DNA.
ACAGACCAATGGCGGATAAAATTATCGAGAGAAGCATATGTACCCAAAATATTTGACTTGGTGTAATCGATAATGCTTTCCTGCCGAAGCAGCTTACCGTTAGCGTCATAAACAGAAACAATCTTGCCGATTATTTCAACCTTACAACCGTTTGCGTCAACAATAGGCTTTTCTTTCGGTTCTGAGTCAGGGCCATAAGGTGTATCAGGGCCAGGTTCGGAAATATGACTGTCGCCTTTACCGTAATTGTCATCTTGCTCAATGGGGCCATCCCAATCGGGATCCGCAAACAGGCGTGTTACGTTGCGGAAATCCATTACCGTGAAGTGTGTTTTTCCTTCCTTCTCACGAATCCGGGTACCGCGTCCGATAATCTGTTTGAATTCAGTCATAGAGCCAATCATCTGATCTAGGACAATGAGCTTGGCCATCTTGCAGTCTACACCAGTAGAGAGTAGTTTTGATGTAGTCGCAATTACAGGGTAGGGAGAAGAAACGGAGATGAAATAGTCGAGTTTGCTCTTGCCGTACGCGTCACTGCCGGTTATGCGAACCACGTAATCAGGATTCTGCTTGACCATATCGGCATTTAGGTTGTTAAGCGCAATCCGCATCCGTTCGGCGTGATCCTCGTTGGCGCAGAACACAATCGTCTTCTGCATTCTGTCAGTACTTTTCAAGTATTCCGTAATCTCTTTGGCAACCTCGTATGTACGGTCTTCGATGATGATGTTGTAGTCAAAGTCACTGTTTGTATAAATACGGTCTTCAATCTCATTGCCGTTCTTGTCCCGCTGGCCTTTATATGGACGCCAGCCTTCACCAATGTTGGTGCGGATATTGATAACCCTAAACGGAGCAAGGAAACCGTCTTCGATACCTTCACGGAGACTGTAAGTGTATATTGGCTCCCCAAAATAATCAATATTGGAGATATATTTTGTTTCCTTCGGAGTAGCAGTCATACCAATTTGCGTAGCTGACGAGAAATATTCGAGAATCTTACGCCAGTTGCTGTCTTTTTTCGCTGACCCGCGATGACACTCATCTACGATGATAAGGTCAAAGAAATCCTTATGGAACAGCTTGGCAAGACGGCTGACGGTTTCGTCTTCATCGCTTTCGCACTCATCATCCTCCCGGTCTGTCAATTGCTGATACAAAGAGAAATAGACCTCATAGGAGGTGATGGTTATAGGATCATCCTTGGCAAAATTGATTTTATGAATCGTTTTCGCCAGCGGTGCAAAATCTTGCTGAATCGACTGATCAACAAGAATGTTTCGGTCAGCAAGGTAAAGTATCTTTTTCTTGATGCCGCTCTTTAACAGGCGATAAACAATCTGAAAAGCAGTGTACGTCTTGCCGGTGCCGGTTGCCATGACAAGTAGAATCCTCTGCTGTCCCCTGGCGATAGCTTCTACCGTGCGGTTGATAGCATTGCGCTGATAATAGCGCGGTGGATATGTTGTCTGGCTTGTGTAGTAGGGCTGATCTATGATTTGTTTTTCGTTATCAGTCATACCTATACCCATCTGATACCGGTCTATTAATTCATCAGGAGAGGGAAAATCAGACAAGGGAATCTCTCGTTCCTGGCCGGTTATAAAGTCATGCTCATAAAAAGCGTCACCATTAGAACTGTAGGCAAAAGGCACATCAAGCATCCGGGCGTATGTCATGGCCTGTTGCAAGCCGTATGATACAGTGTGGTTGTTGTCCTTTGCCTCAACTATGGCAATGGGTTTATTTGGATTAATATAAAGAATATAGTCAGCCTTTTTCGGCTTTTCACGGAACACAAAATTTCCCTTCAGGTTAATCTTACCTTCCGTGATTTTTGTTTCCATCGTTATATGGTCAAGGCTCCATTTAGCGGTGATTGCCGGAGTGATATATCGGAGTTTGATATCTTCCTCGGTCATTTGTTTTTTATCAATCATGTATTATCACCCCTTTCCGCATCCGGAATGTAGTCCATAATATCTCCATAATTACAACTAAGTGTGCTGCAAATCTTATCCAAAACATTAAGCATGACTGGCTCGTCCCGACGCAGTTTAGTCATGGTGTTTGGAGATATGCCAGAGGCTTTACGCAAGTCTGCCTTGCTCATTTTCTTATCCACAAGCAGTTTCCAAAGTTTATTATATGAAACAGCCATAATTAGGCCTCCAATACCATATTTTAGAACATTATATCACACAGCAAATAACCTCACAAGATCTTAAGAGGAGTTCGCAAAATAAGATAAAGCCACAAAAGAAAGACTGCACTAAAGGTTTAATCCTTCATTGCAGTCTTTTCTACTTGTCCCCGCTTGAAGAAAGTCGGTTAAAAATTTACTTGTTTTCGTAAATCCCTATGACTAACTCCCTTTACTCGGGGGCTTTTTTGAAAGATAACACAAGCACTAACCCTTCAGTTTTTGCGCCAACCACTCACCGGTGGTATCGATAAGCTCTTTTTCATGATGATAGGAATTATATATGTGGTCGGCCCCGGAGATGATCTTGACCTTTATATTACCACAGGAACCGGCTACTGCGCTGCGGTAGATCTCACTGTGGGATAGGGGTACCGTTGGATCATGATCGCCATGGATCACTAGAACATCGGCATTGGACCCGGCCAATTCCTCCGGCGGGTTATGATTGGACAAATCCTCGATGAACTCCATCCCTACTAGATTGCCGCCGAAGTCATAGAGTGTGCGGCCGGCAACTTCCACCATTGGTACGCCAAGGGCCTTAACGTTGTCTCCGATTGCGGTTTTCATTAGATCAGCGACGGCAGACCAGAGTACAACAGCCGAAAGATTTGGACGCAGCTTTGCAGTGCAGGCGGAAACGGCACCACCTAGACTTAGGCCAATGAGGCCCATTTTAGTGGAATCAATGCCTGGGTAGTCTGCCAGGTAGTCCACAGCCACCACCGCATCGCTGATTTCCTCTGTTAAGGTCATATCCGCGAAGTCGCCTTCGCTATCTCCTGAACCACGGAAGTCAAACCGCAGGGCGGCAATCCCCAACGAAACCAAACGTTCTGCCATTTTCACAAAGACTCTATGGGGCTCTACCTTGGTACCGGTAAACCCATGCAAGATCAAAACACCTGGAACGGGCCCGGTGGTATCTTCTGGATAGTGCAGGATGCCGAAGATAGTCTGGCCCTCATTAGCAAACTGGACTTGTTTACGCATTTCCTTGTCCCCCTATTTAGAACAACCCGTTGACTTAAGCTACATAGTTCTAAGTTCGACATTCAATCCCGTCTTTTCCTTCTTGTTCGCAGGTTTCACTAGGGATTGGGCAGGTATTTGCTCTAAAAAAGCGAAATGTAGGAGTGACTGGTAGTGAACGGAGGTATCTAGATGCCAAATGCGATGTTAGCCAAGCCCCCGAAAAAGGCGACATCCCTTCCTAAGGTGGAGCAAAGCCAGGTGCTTCCCTCGGAAGTTGAACGGATTGTGGCCTTAGCAAAAAGCAGTGAAGAGAACACGGTTTATACACTGCAGACAGATCTTTCTCTAGATGGCTTAAACAAGGTCTCCTGGCTAGTGGCGACGGAAAGTCATTTGTACTTAGTGGACGAGGAAAGGATATTACAGGAAGTCCCCTTAACGGATATTGCAGACATTAGACTACGGGGTCTAGTAGGAAATGGATTCCTGGATGTCTATGGGCCCACGGATCTGCTTTTCTCGGTAAGATACAGCAATGCCCTTGCCCGGAAGTTTGCCGAAGGGGCCCGGGCATTGAACCAGCTCCGCCTAAAGGGTGAGGTTCCCCCCCCATCCCCTGATGTACACAGGATGTTTTGTGAGAAATGTGGCCGGGTACTCCCGCCTCGAACTGGGGTCTGTCCGGCTTGCCTAGATAAGAAGAAGGTAATGCGACGTCTGCTCAATTACACACGGCCTTACTTTCCCCACGTTTTTGGTATTGTAGTGCTCATGTGGATTAGTACTGCAATCAACCTTCTTCCACCCATGCTCAATCGCTACTTGGTGGACGATGTTCTAATACCCAAGGATGCCTACTGGTTGCCTTGGATCGTCCTGGCGTTGCTATTGGCTCGGGTTGGGAATATTGGTGTGGCCATCGCCCGGGGACGAGCATCGGCCTGGTTGGGGAGCAAGATTAGTCATGACATTCGCTATGAAGTCTACTCCCAACTCCAGCAGTTGTCCATTGGGTATTACGATCGTCAGCAATTGGGTTCTGTTGTGGCTCGGGTCACCCATGATGCTAATCGCCTTGAACGCTTCTTGCTAGAAGCGGCTAATTACGTCCTTGTTGAGTTCTTTACCCTCATCGGCATAGGGGTGATGCTTTTTATCATGAACTGGAAGCTGACCCTGTTGGTCCTAGTGCCGGCACCCTTAGTAGTGATTGGCTCCACCTATGCTTGGCGGAAACTGCACGGGATCTATCGGCGATTCTGGCAGAAAAACAGCTCCTTTAGTGGTGCAGTTAACGACAGCCTCGCCGGGATCCGCATTGTCCGCGCCTTTGCCCAGGAGGAAAAGGAGATCGAGAAGTTTAGCCGTCATAATTACGAACTCTATGAAGCAGGCGTACGGGCAGGAACCATGGAGGCTACGATCTTTCCGGTATTGTCGTTTCTGACCGGGGTGGGGGGTCTTTTGGTTTGGTATGTGGGTGGTCACCAGGTGATCGGTGGCAGTATTAGCCTTGGAACCTTGATGGCCTTCATTGGTTATTTAGGAATGTTCTACGGACCCTTACAGGCGATGAGCCGGCTGAGCGATTTTGCTTCCCGATCTCTAGCTGCAGCCGAGCGCATCTTTGAAGTATTGGATGCAAAACCTGAGGTGGCTGATGCGCCAAAACCCGTACCGATCAATGAAATTGAGGGTCGTGTGGAGTTTGTGGATGTCACCTTTGGTTATGAGAAGCACAAGCCAGTGCTCAGGAATATTGATCTACAAGTGGAGCCCGGGGAGATGATCGGGTTGGTCGGTCACTCGGGTGCCGGTAAGTCCACCATGATCAATCTGTTGTGCCGGTTTTATGATGTTGACGAGGGTCAGATCCTCATCGATGGACATGATATCCGGGATATCCCCCAAAGAAAGCTGCGTGAGCAAATTGGGGTGGTGCTCCAAGACACTTTTCTATTCAACGGTACCATTGCGGATAACATTGCCTATGCCAAGCCCGATGCTACCCTCGAGGAGATTATGCAGGCTGCTATGGTGGCAAATGCCCATGAGTTTATTCTGAGAAAACCCGACGGGTACGATTCCCCGGTAGGAGAACGGGGGAGTAGACTATCCGGTGGGGAGCGTCAGCGGATTTCCATCGCCCGGGCTGTACTGCATAACCCAAGGATCTTAATCCTTGATGAAGCCACTGCATCAGTGGATACCCACACCGAAGAGAAGATCCAAGAGGCCATTGCCCGGTTGATTGAAGGGCGTACTACTTTTGCCATTGCCCATCGGCTCTCCACGTTGCGTAATGCCAACCGGTTGTTTGTTTTAGAGAAGGGCCGGAATGTAGAGCTTGGCACCCATGCGGAGCTGTTGGCCAAACGGGGAGTCTACTACAATCTAGTACAGACCCAGCGGAAGATATCCCGGATGAAGGGAGTAGATGGCTAGATGTCTATCGAGGAGAACTTACAGTTTCTGCCCGAAGAATCGCTCAAATTTACCAAGAGCATGGGAGGAGTCCTGCGCCTGACTACGTCTGATCGAAGCTATCCTCAAGTGAATGTGCGGTGGGCCTTTCCGTTGACTCATAAAAATGCGTATGTTACGGTACATGATGCAGCCGATGAGTATATTGGGATGATTAAGGATCCGAGTAAACTGGAGAAGACATCGAAGAAGCTAGTGGCCGACGCCTTGGCTGCCCGATACTATATGCCTGAGATCAAGAAGATAAAGGTAGCTAAGGAAGACTTAGGGATCGTCTACTGGCAGGTGGACACCAATTTCGGTCCGAGGGAATTTGTTGTCCGGGATCTGCGCGGTAGTGTTACAGTGATTAACAAAGGATATCTCTTACTGCAGGATGTCAATGAGAACCGCTATATTCTAGATTACACCAAACTAGATCAGGAGAGCTCCTCTCTGCTAGAACGGGTGCTGTAGATTGCTGTAACACTTCCGAAATGGATTACAGAAGGAGGTCGAAGGATCACCGGACTTGTCTTGGTGATCTTGTATGCTATGAAAAGAGTAATTATTATCCATAGTGATGAAGGAAACCTTGAACCCATTGCCGAGGTGATTAGAACTGGTCTCAAGGAGGAACCGGACCGGGCCCGGGTGGAGATTGTGAGTGTTGCCGCCTGCACGAGCCCTTTTTCCGTAAGGCCCTATGACTTGGTCTGTATCGGTAGTCCTGTCCGGGGACTTTTTGGTGGTCGGATTGCCCCAGATGTAGTAAACTTGATTAGTAGGTGCAATGGCATAGAAGGTAAGCGATGTGCCGTCTTTGTTACCAAAAAACTGTTTGGTACCAATAAGGCTTTGCAGCAGATGATGGCCCTTCTAGAAAAGCAGGGTGCTTTGGTTCAGGACTTTGACGTACTGAGTTGTCAAGGGGCTGAGGAGTTTGGTCGACGGCTCTTGAATCTGCTGGAGTAGTTGGAGAGGAGAAGAGTAGATGGAATTGCCCAGTGCACAAGTAACAAAGGGAATCAATCGTGCGCCCCATCGTTCTTTGTTTTACGCGATGGGATATACAGAAGAGGAATTGCAGCGTCCGTTAATCGGAGTGGTTAACTCAGCCAACGAGATCATCCCCGGCCATGTTGACCTGCAGCGTATTACAGACGCAGTCAAAAGTGGCATCCGGATGGCCGGTGGGACACCGATAGAGTTTCCGGCAATTGGGGTATGTGATGGCATTGCCATGGGACATGCAGGGATGCACTATTCCCTAGCAAGCCGAGAACTAATTGCCGATTCGATAGAGGTTATGGCCAGAGCCCATGCCTTCGATGGCCTAGTGATGATCCCCAACTGCGACAAAATAGTCCCTGGGATGCTCATGGCCGCAGCCCGGCTGAATTTGCCCTGTATTGTTGTAAGTGGTGGACCGATGCTAAGTGGAGACTACCGTGGTAAGAAGACGGACCTAAACGACGTATTTGAAGCGGTGGGAGCCTATTCTGCGGGCAAGATCGATGAAGCCGAGCTCAAGGAACTAGAGGAAAGTGCGTGTCCTGGATGCGGTTCTTGCTCGGGTATGTTCACCGCAAACTCGATGAACTGCATTACTGAAGTCCTAGGTTTAGGTCTGCCAGGTAATGGGACTATCCCTGCTGTACATGCCGGCAGAAAAAGGCTAGCCAAACAGGCCGGTATGCAGATTATGACCTTGGTTGAGAAGAACCTAAGGCCTAAGGATATTCTCACCGAAGCTGCATTCTTAAACGCACTGACGGTAGATATGGCCTTGGGTTGTTCCACAAACACCATCTTACACTTGACCGCGATCGCCCACGAAGCTGGTGTGACCCTAGATCTGAAGCTAGTAAATGAGATTAGTAAGAAGACCCCCCATTTGTGTCATCTTCGTCCCGGTGGTGTCCATCATGTTGAGGACCTGCATCAAGCCGGGGGTATTCCTGCGGTGATGAAGGAATTGTCCCAAGGAGGGCTTCTAGATCTTGATGTATTAACTGTTAGCACAAAGACCATCGGCACCAACATTGCCCAGGCGAAAACCTTAAGGCCCGATGTAATCCGGACCTTAGATAATCCCTATCACGAGGAAGGGGGACTAGCAGTACTTTGGGGTAACCTTGCTCCCGCTGGTGCCGTTGTCAAGCAATCCGCGGTGGCTCCTGAGATGATGCAGCACCGAGGACCAGCCCGGGTTTTTGACAGTGAGGAAGCTGCGGTAGAGGCGATCCTAGGAGGCAAGATCAAACCCAAGGATGTTGTCGTTATTCGGTACGAAGGTCCCAAGGGTGGTCCGGGTATGCGGGAAATGCTCTCACCCACCTCGGCAGTAGCTGGCATGGGTCTGGATAAGGAAGTAGCGCTCATTACCGATGGACGTTTCTCGGGAGCGACCCGGGGGGCCTCCATTGGGCACGTCTCCCCCGAAGCCGCTGGGGCAGGTCCCATTGCCCTAGTGGAAGAGGACGATGAGATCATCATTGACATTCCTAACAAGTCTTTGGAGCTAAACGTCTCCGAGAAGGTATTAGCCGAAAGACGGAAGCACTGGCAGGCTCCTCCACCGAAGGTGACCGAAGGCTATCTTAAACGGTATGCGAAGCTTGTCACCTCTGCAGCCACCGGTGCAGTCTTTGCCGATTAGTAAGAAAACATGATTACTCTCGCCTAATGGGAGTAATCATGTTTTGCTCACTCTCTTGGTGCCCACAGGTGAATTCGATCAAGTTCACGAGCCATTTGAAACCATCTTGGGCCGTGTTGCTTTCCTAACGGTGGGAAGAGTATTTTAATATGCCTGGAGCTGAATCATCAATTCTAGTTCACTGAGAAGATCGAAGGACATAAACAGCACGCTCACCGTATTAAGACAACGGTTCTTTCCGGACCCGCTCTCAAGCTTCTTGATCTGCTTTTGAACCTGGGTGTATTCGTTGTTGCTTACTTGGATTGCTATAGTAAACTAGCAGTAGATATTGTGTAGCGTCGACATTATTACCGGAATCGGGGAATATGTAGTTGTTAGGGAGCTGGGAGGTATAGCAATGCTGACTAAGGATGTCTTGTTTCTTGGTTTACCGATTGGGTTTGAAACCGATGCCCGGGAAGTTGCTGATCTTTCCGGTGAGAATCAAGTAAAGGGAATTCACAAACTATCCGACGAGAACGGAGAGCTTGAAGCTGTTGTGTTACTATGTACCATCAACGGTGAATACTACCCCAACGAGTGGATTGAACCCCGCAAAATTCTGAAGTATTACTTTTTCGGTAGAAAACACGAGGGGAAGAAGCGTTTTAGCCCTGATTACCAAGATAACAGAGCAGTGCTTGCATCCCGGGGAAACTACCCTCTATTTGTCTTCACCCGCGAACGTGCTGGTCATAAGTTTGTCTATCAAGGGGAGTATGAACTCATTGATGCTAGCACAGATCTCGATGGTGCCATGTACTTTCTACTTAGGGCTAGTGGGATGGTGGAGGGTGTAAGCCTTGGGGCCATTGCTATTGAGGATAATGAGAATTTCCCCGAGGGCAAGGTACAGGAACGTTTACATAAGTATCGGGAGCGTAATCCAAACCTTGTAACGGTGGCTAAGAATTCGTTCTTAAAAAGACACGGACGTCTCTATTGTGAAGCTTGTGGTTTTGATTTTGCTAAGGCGTATGGAGATAGGGGCGAAGGTTGTATTGAAGTTCATCATAAAACGCCATTGTCCGAGCTTGAGTCTGGGCATACTACCACAAGCATAGAGGATGTCTTACTGGTATGTGCCAATTGTCATCGAATAATCCATAGAATACGTCCCTGGCTAACTACAGAACAGATATATACCCTGGCGCAGAATCGGAATACGTGAGTAGATTACATTAATGTTTTGAAACGAAGCAGAAGTTTTGGTACGAGACCGTAGTCCAATTGATGGGGAAGTCAACTCAAACACTAGTCAGTGTGGTGATCTGTAGTCCATCGGGGTATGCTTGCTATTGGAAAAAATGGTTTGTGTTTCGACGATGTACGGGCGCCCTTAGCTCATAGTCCCATTGGCTTCTAGATTAGGTTTTCCCGGTAAAGATGCTCTCATTGTACCCGGCGAGCTGGATTAGTTACAGTACTTCTTGATGTTTGTCCTGCAAACAAGACTCTGCACTATGTGTATAAGGGGCCACGTACGATTGCTTCGCTAAGCATGTCAAGCACAACCGTAACTGGCGTATTCGTCACTTCAGGGAAGTGGCTACCATACCGGCAAATAGGATCACTTGGCCTAGGGCCTCCACTCTTCTTTGTGTTTTCAGGTATATGCTGTTTGCAAACAGTGTTTGTTTCAAGAAACGGAACTACATTTCCACTTTCCATTGATTCCGGTGCGATCATCCTAGACTTCTTGGGGTCTTAGTTTGTCAGGAGAACCATATGCGCAGAAAAGAGGGATAGACATTGTTCTTGACGAATTGGTATTATTACCATAATGTAGCTAAACAGTAGGAAAAAGTAGGCGGCTCTCGCTAAGTTGCTCATGAACTACTAGATTTCGAAACCGACTCCCATGAGTTTACAACCGGATCTCAAGGAACCGATTTGAGCGGTTAGAGGCTCTGGAACTCTCAGGGGAGTAGATACTGTTCCAACAGGTGTGAACTGCATCTTAAAGAAACGGAAAGCACTACCTCAATAACATGTCAGCAAAGATATTGAAGGTCCTAATCTTGGGGTGTGGGGTACTCGGTTTCGGGGTAGCCATAAGCATAGGAAAGCAGAACCATGTCTTGTGCAGGCGGGACATCGCTACCCGGTGTTAGGACAAGTTATTCGGAGGTCTAAGATGGTTACAGGAGAATTCAAAAACCAAGTGGACAGAATTTGGGAGATATTCTGGTCCGGTGGTATTACTAATCCCTTGTCTGTAATCGAGCAGATTACATATCTTTTGTTCATCAAGGGTCTGGATGAGGTGGAGACCAAACACGAGAGAGAGACTGTTGTCCTCGGTGTTGAGTTTGGCAGGATCTTTCCCGAAGATAAGCAGCATCTAAGATGGAGCCAGTTCAAGAACTTTGGC
It encodes the following:
- a CDS encoding DNA-binding response regulator; this translates as MKRVIIIHSDEGNLEPIAEVIRTGLKEEPDRARVEIVSVAACTSPFSVRPYDLVCIGSPVRGLFGGRIAPDVVNLISRCNGIEGKRCAVFVTKKLFGTNKALQQMMALLEKQGALVQDFDVLSCQGAEEFGRRLLNLLE
- a CDS encoding DEAD/DEAH box helicase family protein; its protein translation is MIDKKQMTEEDIKLRYITPAITAKWSLDHITMETKITEGKINLKGNFVFREKPKKADYILYINPNKPIAIVEAKDNNHTVSYGLQQAMTYARMLDVPFAYSSNGDAFYEHDFITGQEREIPLSDFPSPDELIDRYQMGIGMTDNEKQIIDQPYYTSQTTYPPRYYQRNAINRTVEAIARGQQRILLVMATGTGKTYTAFQIVYRLLKSGIKKKILYLADRNILVDQSIQQDFAPLAKTIHKINFAKDDPITITSYEVYFSLYQQLTDREDDECESDEDETVSRLAKLFHKDFFDLIIVDECHRGSAKKDSNWRKILEYFSSATQIGMTATPKETKYISNIDYFGEPIYTYSLREGIEDGFLAPFRVINIRTNIGEGWRPYKGQRDKNGNEIEDRIYTNSDFDYNIIIEDRTYEVAKEITEYLKSTDRMQKTIVFCANEDHAERMRIALNNLNADMVKQNPDYVVRITGSDAYGKSKLDYFISVSSPYPVIATTSKLLSTGVDCKMAKLIVLDQMIGSMTEFKQIIGRGTRIREKEGKTHFTVMDFRNVTRLFADPDWDGPIEQDDNYGKGDSHISEPGPDTPYGPDSEPKEKPIVDANGCKVEIIGKIVSVYDANGKLLRQESIIDYTKSNILGTYASLDNFIRHWSVEEKKENIRALFLERGINLENLKADQNMADVDDFDFICHVAFGQKPLTRQERANNVKKRDFLNKYKGAAREVLEALLDKYMNAGIYEIEKTEILKLDPFQKFGKPSRIAQFFGGKDGYLRAIKELEEELYKVG
- the ilvD gene encoding dihydroxy-acid dehydratase yields the protein MPSAQVTKGINRAPHRSLFYAMGYTEEELQRPLIGVVNSANEIIPGHVDLQRITDAVKSGIRMAGGTPIEFPAIGVCDGIAMGHAGMHYSLASRELIADSIEVMARAHAFDGLVMIPNCDKIVPGMLMAAARLNLPCIVVSGGPMLSGDYRGKKTDLNDVFEAVGAYSAGKIDEAELKELEESACPGCGSCSGMFTANSMNCITEVLGLGLPGNGTIPAVHAGRKRLAKQAGMQIMTLVEKNLRPKDILTEAAFLNALTVDMALGCSTNTILHLTAIAHEAGVTLDLKLVNEISKKTPHLCHLRPGGVHHVEDLHQAGGIPAVMKELSQGGLLDLDVLTVSTKTIGTNIAQAKTLRPDVIRTLDNPYHEEGGLAVLWGNLAPAGAVVKQSAVAPEMMQHRGPARVFDSEEAAVEAILGGKIKPKDVVVIRYEGPKGGPGMREMLSPTSAVAGMGLDKEVALITDGRFSGATRGASIGHVSPEAAGAGPIALVEEDDEIIIDIPNKSLELNVSEKVLAERRKHWQAPPPKVTEGYLKRYAKLVTSAATGAVFAD
- a CDS encoding alpha/beta fold hydrolase — translated: MRKQVQFANEGQTIFGILHYPEDTTGPVPGVLILHGFTGTKVEPHRVFVKMAERLVSLGIAALRFDFRGSGDSEGDFADMTLTEEISDAVVAVDYLADYPGIDSTKMGLIGLSLGGAVSACTAKLRPNLSAVVLWSAVADLMKTAIGDNVKALGVPMVEVAGRTLYDFGGNLVGMEFIEDLSNHNPPEELAGSNADVLVIHGDHDPTVPLSHSEIYRSAVAGSCGNIKVKIISGADHIYNSYHHEKELIDTTGEWLAQKLKG
- a CDS encoding DUF1854 domain-containing protein, yielding MSIEENLQFLPEESLKFTKSMGGVLRLTTSDRSYPQVNVRWAFPLTHKNAYVTVHDAADEYIGMIKDPSKLEKTSKKLVADALAARYYMPEIKKIKVAKEDLGIVYWQVDTNFGPREFVVRDLRGSVTVINKGYLLLQDVNENRYILDYTKLDQESSSLLERVL
- a CDS encoding HNH endonuclease is translated as MLTKDVLFLGLPIGFETDAREVADLSGENQVKGIHKLSDENGELEAVVLLCTINGEYYPNEWIEPRKILKYYFFGRKHEGKKRFSPDYQDNRAVLASRGNYPLFVFTRERAGHKFVYQGEYELIDASTDLDGAMYFLLRASGMVEGVSLGAIAIEDNENFPEGKVQERLHKYRERNPNLVTVAKNSFLKRHGRLYCEACGFDFAKAYGDRGEGCIEVHHKTPLSELESGHTTTSIEDVLLVCANCHRIIHRIRPWLTTEQIYTLAQNRNT
- a CDS encoding ABC transporter ATP-binding protein/permease, with product MPNAMLAKPPKKATSLPKVEQSQVLPSEVERIVALAKSSEENTVYTLQTDLSLDGLNKVSWLVATESHLYLVDEERILQEVPLTDIADIRLRGLVGNGFLDVYGPTDLLFSVRYSNALARKFAEGARALNQLRLKGEVPPPSPDVHRMFCEKCGRVLPPRTGVCPACLDKKKVMRRLLNYTRPYFPHVFGIVVLMWISTAINLLPPMLNRYLVDDVLIPKDAYWLPWIVLALLLARVGNIGVAIARGRASAWLGSKISHDIRYEVYSQLQQLSIGYYDRQQLGSVVARVTHDANRLERFLLEAANYVLVEFFTLIGIGVMLFIMNWKLTLLVLVPAPLVVIGSTYAWRKLHGIYRRFWQKNSSFSGAVNDSLAGIRIVRAFAQEEKEIEKFSRHNYELYEAGVRAGTMEATIFPVLSFLTGVGGLLVWYVGGHQVIGGSISLGTLMAFIGYLGMFYGPLQAMSRLSDFASRSLAAAERIFEVLDAKPEVADAPKPVPINEIEGRVEFVDVTFGYEKHKPVLRNIDLQVEPGEMIGLVGHSGAGKSTMINLLCRFYDVDEGQILIDGHDIRDIPQRKLREQIGVVLQDTFLFNGTIADNIAYAKPDATLEEIMQAAMVANAHEFILRKPDGYDSPVGERGSRLSGGERQRISIARAVLHNPRILILDEATASVDTHTEEKIQEAIARLIEGRTTFAIAHRLSTLRNANRLFVLEKGRNVELGTHAELLAKRGVYYNLVQTQRKISRMKGVDG
- a CDS encoding helix-turn-helix transcriptional regulator; its protein translation is MAVSYNKLWKLLVDKKMSKADLRKASGISPNTMTKLRRDEPVMLNVLDKICSTLSCNYGDIMDYIPDAERGDNT